The stretch of DNA GATCGGGTGATCCAAATCAATGCCGACGATGGAAGCGAGATGACCTGCGCTGAGATGAGCCGACGAATTGTTCGTGTGGCACTGAACTTGAAACGCCTCGGATATCACCGAGGGGATCAAGTTTCGCTTGTTTGTGCCAACAGTGAGAATGTCGTACCGGTCTTCGTCGGTTGTGTGGCGATCGGGTTGACCGTTAATCCTCTCGCGCCGGTGTTCAACAAGGACGATTTGGCGCACATGATGAGACAGACGCAATCTTCGGTGGTGTTTTGTGACGAAGCGAATTACGGCGTAGTTGAGCAAGCGGTTCGGCTAGCCATCGACGGAAGTCCGGAAGTTTTTGTGATGGGTGCGAGTGAATGGAGTGCAAAATCAATTGATGAATTACTACGCCCCGCTGAAGATGAAGACGGCTTCAAACCGGAATTCTTGGGTGATTCGGAGAATCTCACGGCAATGGTGTTGTGTTCTTCGGGGACTACAGGTTCTCCGAAAGGCGTGTGTCTATCGCATGCGCATCTCATGGAAGGGGAACTATTTGCAGAGTAATATAGTGATGACGATAAGACGCGCCACGCATATTGATAACTGATTCCTCACTTTTAGCGACGAGAATGCGGGTCCGATCTTCAATTTTAGTCCACTGTTTTGGGCAACAGGTGTGTTGGCCATGTTGACTTCGCTTCTCTATATTCGACCTCGTGTCATCACAACGAAACCATTCAGCGAAGAAATGCTGTTCTCGATTATCGAACGATACAAGGTGGAGGATCTTTTCACGCCTCCCTCATATGTCTCGGCAATGATAACCCATCCCAAATTCGCAACGGCAAACTTTTCTAGCGTCAAGAGGTGGACAATGGGAGGGGCTGCCGTATCGGAGGAACTTAGATTGGCTTTGGCAAGCCGTATTCCGAACGGCTTTGCAAAATCGTTATACGGTTCGTCGGAAATTGGTTTCATAACATCGGCTGTGGCATCATGCTCACCCGGATCGGTAGGTACGCTGGCCAACAATGTGTCGGCGAAAATAGTCAACGAAGAGGGTCGAAGGCAGGAACCTGGCCAAATAGGAGAGATTTGTGTCAAGTACAAACACAAAATGTTGGTAGGCAGAGTTACCATTGCGGTTATTCATAAATTGATCGATGGAATCCATTTCAGGGCTATCTTCTCAACGAAGAAGCAACCAGGAATGCATTCGATGAGGAAAACTTCTTCAAAACGGGTGACATTGGATACTTTGACAAGGATGGATTCCTGTACGTGATCGATCGCATCAAAGACATCATAAAGTACAAAAACTATCAAATTTCACCTTCGGACCTGGAAGCCATCATTGGGAAGATCGAAGGTGTGCAGCAAGTTTGTGTCGCCGGAGTTCCTAGCTCGGACCAGTCTTATGATCTGCCAACGGCAATGATCGTTCGGCAGCCGGGATCATCACTGACTGAAGAGCAAGTGATTAGGGTTGTAGACAGCCAAGTGAGTGACCATAAAAGGTTGCGTGGTGGTGCGTACTTTGTCGATCAGCTGCCGAGCTCAGCATCCGGGAAAGTGCTGCGTCGAGTGGTCATGCAAACGCTCAAGAATGTGAAACAATCAAAATAGTTCACCAGAGAGGAATAATCTTGTTTTTTTGGGGTTCATTGCGGATGTCCagtcaaattaaataaaacttgtggctattaaataacgagactggcgCTATGaatcagtcttccgaaaaacacttacacatgtccacgcgatgtgaaaattccatgtttttgtttgaattcgaacatgattctcgctagtgttgagtgtctatccccaacacgaacaatgatacacaaacatagacatgtgaaaacaaacacgatgtttataattcaagaacatcatgtacaaacatatcacccgatgtcgcagcattcattgctttcgtttcgtttcgttttcatacacggaaagaaattattcatcccaaaacatttcttcgtagaatactttttcacagaaacgaacttgaaatttaattCGCATTACAAAAATCACATGAGCTGAGAGGCCATGAGTTCATAcatattttgcaagtctgattaaataatccttggtttcgtgcagagaaacattctctgaatagaaagaagctttctatgagaatttttttgcgtgcatgttggcaattaaagtctggggaaccgactgcacagcgggcgacgtcgtacaaatgctgaccaaaaaaataaatactcaAAAATTAGTCTTAGATGcatccttcagcggcacacagcagaaccagcagagaaatttcagcggctaaaacacaccattaatttctcgatgttctcacaaactgaatgaaggaaaaaactaaaagctacacttacactgcactgcatatgctatgtgtgcatgcgattgcatcatcctttcttctcctcttcttcgctcgtgttatagctcgggtcgcgttcgtcgtGAACAaacagtattggccatttgtattcaaagatccagccaaaattgttgctcccgtggtcgagtgattagcgtcacgcctaacatgtcactgctgaataattgtgGTACcttatattcgattaaaattatagaaatattgtaatcaaaatttgttgtggtTAACTAAACATCTTcgccacgctctattcaattttagtacttgttcaaatagctaataatagcgaatgttacatgaattcaatatataaattgatgcgtgcactaaataatgatatcaattgtgaaaaaCTCTTATATGaatcgacgtttattttgttcagaatagataaagaggtttatttaatttgcccaatattttagacgaagcatccattgtcatgataggaaagcattttctccatgtcaacataccaacacaccacgcgttgagtggtggtggtgtggtgtccgattcgcttcttctactctacgcactgccggtgcttggggtgaaaatgcaagagaaactgtacaccatgttcgaacttcatgtgaaacattgggattaaacatcgtatgtccaaacatacaacgaatacaaacatgtcacattttcaaacataagtacgaaaaaatcatgtttgtattcaaacacaaaactgcgaacagcagcgtggacatgtttatcccggacgcagtgttttttgtgaaacacggaagactgCTATGAATTATTCGATTTTTATTTCAGATAAACAGTGATTTCTTAGAGGTTCGCAAAAAATTGCACAATCTTCCTATTTGAACCAATTTTTGAGTAGAAGTTCGTCCAAATGCTTATGCCTTAGGTGGTTCATGCGGAAGGCCCAATTTTGCATCACTTTTTCGGTCATTTCGGCTGGAAATAACCCATATAGAATCGTCTTGCAATGTCTCCATCGTTAAAAGTTTATACGAATAGACGAAAAACTTAGATATCATATTAAAAGCAGTTCCATGAtgagggttgccaataatatttttcaaaaaacgggAAGAATGCTTTTAAAACAAACTGGAAATGAGCTGGATCATGTAAACCCGTTTTATTTTAAGATGATCAGCTTTgattcattgaaatatttttttgacataggatttcgtctttcgggaacatattgagggaacaaactgaaaaacgaaaattgatcgcatcgtgaaaaatgtcaatttcaaacgcatattgctcagtcatttcatgatggattgatgaaatttttgcgtcaatcggttttggcactccataacaattcttttaattgaataaaatgatgtatgtcatgaaactaactatcgatcaattgaaaaatctcaaccgttatccaaacggaaatacctcgttctgattggtcgaaatcgaaGGTAATGAATGTGAAAACGTGAAACTGAGTAAAATAATATAACAGTTCGACTGGAaaatttataaggtaacacagtaaaactattttttgttgctgaaaaattcaattttattattcaacataattgccttcgagggcgatacagcgattatagcgatcttgcgaCTTTTCGACACCATTTTTATATTACACTTTCGGTTTCTCCTCGAAGTAGGCcccagtttcggtaatcacttcatcatcggtcttaaatttcttaccagcgagcattctcttcagatctgcgaacagaaaatagtagTTGGGGGCCAGCTCTGGAggatacggtggatgcggaagcaattcgaagcccaattcaggTAGTTTTgctatcgttttcattgatttgtgattttcccatttttttcacaataacaaaagttgcttc from Toxorhynchites rutilus septentrionalis strain SRP chromosome 3, ASM2978413v1, whole genome shotgun sequence encodes:
- the LOC129779643 gene encoding uncharacterized protein LOC129779643 — protein: MAKFDEVSKLWYGSSTPGVLNPRTNLGQVILNLLSRCPDRVIQINADDGSEMTCAEMSRRIVRVALNLKRLGYHRGDQVSLVCANSENVVPVFVGCVAIGLTVNPLAPVFNKDDLAHMMRQTQSSVVFCDEANYGVVEQAVRLAIDGSPEVFVMGASEWSAKSIDELLRPAEDEDGFKPEFLGDSENLTAMVLCSSGTTGSPKGVCLSHAHLMEGELFADDENAGPIFNFSPLFWATGVLAMLTSLLYIRPRVITTKPFSEEMLFSIIERYKVEDLFTPPSYVSAMITHPKFATANFSSVKRWTMGGAAVSEELRLALASRIPNGFAKSLYGSSEIGFITSAVASCSPGSVGTLANNVSAKIVNEEGRRQEPGQIGEICVKYKHKMLGYLLNEEATRNAFDEENFFKTGDIGYFDKDGFLYVIDRIKDIIKYKNYQISPSDLEAIIGKIEGVQQVCVAGVPSSDQSYDLPTAMIVRQPGSSLTEEQVIRVVDSQVSDHKRLRGGAYFVDQLPSSASGKVLRRVVMQTLKNVKQSK